In Brucella melitensis bv. 1 str. 16M, a genomic segment contains:
- a CDS encoding response regulator transcription factor: MKEASATQTIALVDDDRNILTSVSIALESEGYRVETYTDGASALDGLMARPPNLAIFDIKMPRMDGMELLRRLRQKSDLPVIFLTSKDDEIDELFGLKMGADDFITKPFSQRLLVERVKAVLRRVAARDGTAKPAGQQAKSLERGQLVMDQERHTCTWKGEPVTLTVTEFLILHSLAQRPGVVKSRDALMDAAYDEQVYVDDRTIDSHIKRLRKKFKAVDDSFEMIETLYGVGYRFREA, translated from the coding sequence ATGAAGGAAGCTTCGGCAACGCAGACGATTGCGCTGGTTGATGATGACCGCAACATCCTGACCTCCGTTTCCATTGCGCTGGAGTCGGAAGGTTATCGCGTCGAAACCTATACCGACGGCGCTTCTGCGCTGGATGGGTTGATGGCGCGTCCGCCCAATCTTGCGATCTTCGATATCAAGATGCCGCGCATGGACGGTATGGAGCTTCTGCGCCGCCTGCGCCAGAAGTCCGATCTGCCGGTCATCTTCCTCACTTCCAAGGACGATGAGATCGATGAACTCTTCGGCCTCAAGATGGGGGCGGACGATTTCATCACCAAGCCTTTTTCGCAGCGTCTTCTGGTCGAGCGTGTCAAGGCTGTTCTGCGCCGCGTGGCGGCGCGCGACGGCACGGCAAAGCCCGCCGGCCAGCAGGCCAAGTCCCTTGAGCGCGGACAGCTCGTCATGGATCAGGAGCGCCATACCTGCACCTGGAAGGGTGAGCCGGTTACGCTGACTGTTACCGAATTTCTCATCCTTCACTCACTTGCCCAGCGCCCCGGCGTGGTCAAAAGCCGTGACGCCCTGATGGATGCGGCCTATGATGAACAGGTCTATGTGGATGATCGCACCATCGACAGCCACATCAAGCGTCTGCGCAAGAAGTTCAAGGCGGTTGACGACAGCTTCGAGATGATCGAAACGCTCTACGGCGTCGGTTATCGTTTCCGGGAAGCGTAA
- the ahcY gene encoding adenosylhomocysteinase has translation MTASQDFVVKDISLADWGRRELDIAETEMPGLMAAREEFGKSQPLKGARISGSLHMTIQTAVLIETLKVLGAEVRWASCNIFSTQDHAAAAIAATGTPVFAVKGETLEEYWTYTDQIFQWPDGEPSNMILDDGGDATMYILIGARAEAGEDVLSNPQSEEEEVLFAQIKKRMAATPGFFTKQRAAIKGVTEETTTGVNRLYQLQKKGLLPFPAINVNDSVTKSKFDNKYGCKESLVDGIRRGTDVMMAGKVAVVCGYGDVGKGSAQSLAGAGARVKVTEVDPICALQAAMDGFEVVTLDDAASTADIVVTTTGNKDVITIDHMRKMKDMCIVGNIGHFDNEIQVAALRNLKWTNVKPQVDLIEFPDGKRLILLSEGRLLNLGNATGHPSFVMSASFTNQVLGQIELFTRTDAYKNEVYVLPKHLDEKVARLHLDKLGAKLTVLSEEQAAYIGVTPQGPFKSEHYRY, from the coding sequence ATGACCGCAAGCCAAGATTTTGTTGTCAAGGATATTAGCCTGGCCGATTGGGGCCGCAGGGAACTCGACATCGCAGAAACCGAAATGCCGGGCCTGATGGCTGCCCGCGAGGAATTCGGCAAGTCGCAGCCGCTGAAGGGCGCGCGCATTTCCGGCTCGCTGCACATGACCATTCAAACTGCCGTTCTCATTGAGACGCTGAAGGTTCTGGGTGCCGAAGTGCGCTGGGCTTCCTGCAACATTTTCTCCACGCAGGATCACGCGGCGGCGGCGATTGCGGCAACCGGCACCCCGGTTTTCGCCGTCAAGGGCGAGACGCTTGAAGAATACTGGACCTATACCGACCAGATCTTCCAGTGGCCGGATGGCGAGCCGTCCAACATGATCCTCGATGATGGCGGCGACGCCACCATGTATATTCTCATCGGCGCGCGCGCCGAGGCTGGCGAGGACGTCCTGTCCAATCCGCAGAGCGAGGAAGAAGAAGTTCTTTTCGCGCAGATCAAGAAGCGCATGGCCGCAACGCCGGGCTTCTTCACGAAGCAGCGCGCCGCAATCAAGGGCGTGACGGAAGAAACGACCACCGGCGTCAACCGCCTCTATCAGTTGCAGAAGAAGGGTCTCCTGCCCTTCCCCGCCATCAACGTCAATGACAGTGTGACCAAGTCGAAGTTCGACAACAAGTATGGCTGCAAGGAATCGCTGGTGGATGGCATTCGTCGCGGCACCGACGTCATGATGGCCGGCAAGGTTGCCGTCGTCTGCGGCTATGGTGATGTCGGCAAAGGCTCTGCCCAGTCGCTCGCCGGTGCCGGCGCTCGCGTCAAGGTCACGGAAGTCGATCCGATCTGCGCGCTTCAGGCCGCGATGGACGGCTTCGAGGTCGTGACCCTTGATGATGCCGCCTCCACCGCCGATATCGTCGTGACGACCACCGGCAACAAGGACGTCATCACGATCGACCATATGCGCAAGATGAAAGACATGTGCATCGTCGGCAATATCGGCCACTTCGACAATGAAATTCAGGTCGCAGCCCTGCGCAACCTGAAATGGACCAATGTGAAGCCGCAGGTCGATCTGATCGAGTTCCCCGACGGCAAGCGCCTCATCCTTCTTTCGGAAGGCCGCCTGCTCAATCTGGGCAATGCGACGGGCCATCCAAGCTTTGTCATGTCGGCTTCCTTCACCAATCAGGTGTTGGGCCAGATCGAACTTTTCACCCGCACCGATGCCTATAAGAACGAAGTCTATGTGCTGCCGAAGCACCTTGATGAAAAGGTCGCTCGTCTTCATCTCGACAAGCTTGGCGCAAAGCTGACGGTACTTTCCGAGGAACAGGCTGCCTATATCGGCGTCACTCCACAGGGTCCGTTCAAGTCGGAACACTACAGGTATTAA
- a CDS encoding HPr family phosphocarrier protein: MHASVTVTGEYDPDNAVSRSFEIVNKRGLHARASAKFVQLVDNYNAHVRVSKDGMTVGGTSIMGLMMLAASPGCCIEVSASGEQADAVLDALQTLIADRFGEEA, translated from the coding sequence ATGCATGCGAGTGTGACCGTCACCGGCGAATATGATCCCGACAATGCCGTTTCGCGCTCCTTCGAGATCGTCAACAAGCGGGGGCTTCACGCTCGCGCTTCGGCTAAATTCGTGCAGCTTGTGGATAATTATAACGCCCATGTCCGCGTCAGCAAGGATGGCATGACGGTGGGCGGCACGTCCATCATGGGCTTGATGATGCTTGCCGCTTCGCCCGGCTGCTGCATTGAGGTGAGTGCCTCCGGCGAACAGGCCGATGCAGTTCTCGACGCGCTCCAGACGCTTATCGCCGACAGGTTCGGCGAGGAAGCCTGA
- a CDS encoding sensor histidine kinase, translated as MKGKHRLAAFTLAAKSLWQTALKASVSVSALFAASPAFAQGMDGARISMPFGGSVGAFEVIQFSIFLGAMGAALLSAGWLIRDRSKIANENNELRSKFADLNLIAQRNEALLNMKDQRIVVWDGHNVRADVVGQLPDACGAPQDRPAFLAFGRWLRPQSVTALERAISTLREQARAFDLTVETVNGSLLDVHGRTSGGFAVACFQSLQGVQAERASLEAQNRELADRIELMRRLLDRIEQPAWLRDGNGRIEWVNLAYAQAVDMANASQVISEGRELFGAQARQRLERDRFAEPVVQEQLTAVVHGDRRVFDVIDVSAESGSVGLGFDLTEVQAVRDELSRTLKSHAETLDQLSTAVAIFDPEMKLQFFNQAFVKLWGLDVAWLETRPSNTLIFDRLRAEGKLPEQPEWRKWKDSLLSAYRAVEPEEHMWHLPDTRTMRVVANPHPQGGVTWFFENMTEKFELEGRYNTLIKVQGETLDHLAEAVAVFGSDGRLRLSNPSFAALWSLPSEMVREGTHISIIAKLCNQRGGDGLWEDFVSTVTGFLDQRDGRMGQVELSDGAILSFAVVPLPKGQTMLTFIDVTDTVRVERALKEKNEALELADQIKNDFVQHVSYELRSPLTNIIGFTELLQTPAFGSLNERQLEYLDHISTSSSVLLTIVNDILDLATVDAGIMELEIGDVSVVEAISAAASRVSERLRDHNIGLDVDIADDVDVFKADANRVRQVLFNLLSNAVNYAPEGSNIVLQVARDGADVVFAVHDDGHGMPSEVLDTVFKRFQSYPNGGRRRGAGLGLAIVKSFVELHGGRVEIDTGEERGTTVICRFPSEARSFRAAAE; from the coding sequence ATGAAAGGCAAGCATAGGCTCGCTGCTTTCACCCTTGCCGCAAAGTCCTTGTGGCAAACCGCATTGAAAGCCTCGGTCTCGGTTTCCGCTCTCTTTGCTGCTTCTCCTGCCTTTGCACAAGGTATGGACGGCGCACGCATTTCCATGCCGTTCGGTGGCAGTGTCGGCGCTTTCGAGGTCATCCAGTTTTCCATTTTTCTGGGCGCCATGGGCGCGGCCCTGCTCTCGGCGGGCTGGCTGATCCGCGACCGTTCCAAGATCGCCAATGAAAACAATGAGCTGCGTTCCAAATTTGCAGATCTTAATCTCATTGCGCAGCGCAACGAGGCGCTCCTCAACATGAAGGACCAGCGCATTGTGGTCTGGGACGGCCATAATGTGCGCGCCGATGTGGTGGGGCAATTGCCGGATGCCTGCGGCGCGCCGCAGGATCGGCCGGCTTTTCTCGCCTTCGGGCGCTGGCTGCGTCCGCAATCGGTGACGGCGCTGGAACGCGCCATTTCCACCTTGCGCGAGCAGGCGCGCGCCTTTGATCTCACGGTCGAAACGGTCAATGGCTCGCTGCTCGATGTCCATGGCCGCACGTCCGGCGGCTTTGCGGTTGCCTGTTTCCAGAGCCTGCAAGGCGTGCAGGCCGAACGTGCAAGCCTTGAAGCGCAGAACCGTGAGCTTGCCGACAGAATAGAGCTGATGCGCCGCCTTCTGGACCGCATCGAACAGCCGGCTTGGCTGCGCGACGGCAATGGGCGCATCGAATGGGTCAATCTGGCCTATGCACAGGCGGTCGATATGGCCAATGCGAGCCAGGTTATCAGTGAAGGGCGCGAGCTTTTCGGCGCGCAGGCACGCCAGCGCCTGGAGCGCGACCGTTTTGCCGAGCCTGTTGTGCAGGAACAACTGACGGCGGTGGTGCATGGCGACCGACGCGTTTTCGACGTGATCGATGTGAGCGCGGAATCGGGTTCCGTCGGCCTTGGCTTCGATCTGACCGAAGTGCAGGCCGTGCGCGACGAACTGAGCCGCACACTCAAAAGCCATGCCGAAACCCTGGACCAGCTTTCGACCGCGGTGGCGATCTTCGACCCGGAGATGAAGCTGCAATTCTTCAATCAGGCCTTTGTGAAGCTCTGGGGTCTGGATGTGGCGTGGCTGGAAACGCGGCCGAGCAACACGCTTATTTTCGACCGTCTGCGCGCGGAAGGAAAGCTTCCCGAACAGCCCGAATGGCGCAAATGGAAGGATTCGCTTCTCTCCGCCTATCGCGCGGTCGAGCCGGAAGAACATATGTGGCATCTGCCCGATACGCGCACCATGCGCGTGGTGGCAAATCCGCACCCGCAAGGCGGCGTGACCTGGTTCTTCGAGAACATGACGGAAAAATTCGAGCTTGAGGGCCGCTACAATACGCTCATCAAGGTGCAGGGCGAAACGCTCGACCATCTGGCCGAAGCCGTGGCCGTCTTTGGATCCGACGGGCGGCTGCGCCTGTCCAATCCATCTTTCGCAGCACTTTGGTCGCTGCCCTCTGAAATGGTTCGCGAAGGTACGCATATTTCGATCATTGCAAAGCTTTGCAACCAGCGCGGCGGCGATGGCCTTTGGGAAGATTTCGTGTCCACCGTAACCGGCTTCCTCGATCAGCGCGATGGTCGCATGGGGCAGGTGGAACTGAGCGACGGCGCGATCCTTTCCTTTGCCGTGGTGCCACTGCCCAAGGGGCAGACCATGCTCACCTTCATCGACGTTACCGATACGGTGCGCGTCGAGCGGGCGCTGAAGGAAAAGAACGAGGCGCTGGAGCTTGCCGACCAGATCAAGAACGATTTTGTCCAGCACGTCTCCTACGAGCTTCGCTCGCCGCTGACCAATATCATCGGCTTCACCGAGCTTTTGCAGACACCGGCCTTCGGCTCGCTCAACGAGCGCCAGCTTGAATATCTCGACCATATCAGCACCTCGTCGTCCGTGCTTCTCACCATCGTCAATGATATTCTCGACCTTGCGACCGTCGATGCGGGCATCATGGAGCTGGAGATTGGCGACGTATCGGTGGTCGAAGCGATTTCAGCCGCGGCCTCGCGCGTGAGCGAGCGCCTGCGCGACCATAATATCGGCCTTGATGTCGATATTGCCGACGATGTGGACGTGTTCAAGGCCGATGCCAACCGCGTGCGGCAGGTGCTGTTCAACCTCCTGTCCAATGCCGTCAACTATGCGCCGGAAGGCTCCAACATCGTGCTTCAGGTGGCGCGTGACGGGGCGGATGTCGTCTTTGCGGTCCATGATGACGGCCACGGCATGCCGAGCGAAGTGCTGGACACGGTTTTCAAGCGTTTCCAGTCCTATCCGAATGGCGGGCGCAGGCGCGGCGCGGGCCTTGGCCTTGCGATCGTGAAAAGCTTCGTGGAACTTCATGGCGGCCGGGTCGAGATCGACACCGGCGAGGAGAGGGGCACGACCGTCATTTGCCGCTTTCCATCCGAAGCGCGCAGCTTCCGCGCTGCCGCCGAATAG
- a CDS encoding bifunctional tRNA (adenosine(37)-N6)-threonylcarbamoyltransferase complex ATPase subunit type 1 TsaE/phosphotransferase has translation MNAPIKILEAFLPDEAATLRFGEDFALALQKGDFITLSGDLGAGKSSLARAIIRTIADDAGLDVPSPTFTLVQSYEALRLPVAHADLYRLSTPEELDELGLVEFLDEGVALAEWPEQGEGFLPQATFAVMLSHEGAGRHILITGQQPAMERLERSLAIRAFLEKNGRVEARRRYLQGDASPRKYETIHSRHGEEILMNAPQMPYDPPLRDGKSYRQIAHLAENILAFAAIDGLLAGQGFRVPQMRGSDLDAGFLILENLGTEGVRAASGEPIPERYEAAGRFLAHLHGVRWPDHAPVAFYPDHVIAPFDRDAMMIEVSLVGQWYAPRMMGRPLNDAEREAFEAAWDKVIADIADSEKSLLLRDYHSPNLFWLAGAQGKDKIGIIDFQDAMIGPAAYDVASLALDARVTVSPELEQAIVAAYCDERRLLGHSFDEAAFRKAYAAMGAQRNAKLLGLFVRLDERDGKPAYLQHLPRIHDYLGRVLKHPVMAPVAAWFKALGLMQEGTVHNENA, from the coding sequence ATGAACGCCCCGATCAAGATTCTCGAAGCCTTTCTTCCCGACGAAGCCGCCACGCTGCGCTTTGGCGAGGATTTCGCCCTTGCATTGCAAAAGGGAGATTTCATAACCCTTTCCGGCGATCTGGGTGCCGGCAAATCCTCGCTCGCCCGTGCGATCATCCGTACGATTGCCGACGATGCCGGGCTTGATGTGCCAAGCCCCACATTCACGCTCGTCCAAAGCTATGAGGCGTTGCGCCTTCCCGTCGCCCATGCCGATCTTTACCGGCTTTCCACGCCGGAAGAACTGGACGAACTGGGGCTGGTGGAATTTCTGGATGAGGGCGTGGCTCTGGCCGAGTGGCCGGAACAGGGCGAAGGGTTTTTGCCACAGGCGACCTTTGCCGTCATGCTGTCGCATGAAGGGGCAGGGCGGCACATTCTTATCACCGGCCAGCAACCGGCCATGGAGCGGCTGGAGCGTTCGCTGGCGATCCGCGCCTTTCTGGAAAAAAATGGGCGCGTGGAGGCTCGGCGCCGCTATCTGCAAGGTGACGCCTCGCCGCGTAAATATGAGACGATCCACAGCCGGCATGGTGAGGAAATTCTCATGAATGCCCCGCAAATGCCTTATGATCCGCCGCTTCGCGACGGCAAGTCCTATCGGCAGATTGCCCATCTGGCAGAAAATATCCTGGCCTTCGCCGCTATTGACGGGCTTCTGGCAGGGCAGGGTTTTCGTGTGCCGCAAATGCGTGGCAGCGATCTCGATGCCGGTTTTCTCATTCTCGAAAATCTCGGGACGGAAGGCGTGCGAGCGGCTTCCGGCGAGCCGATCCCTGAGCGTTATGAAGCTGCGGGCCGTTTTCTTGCGCACCTGCATGGTGTGCGCTGGCCCGACCATGCGCCGGTCGCATTCTATCCCGATCATGTTATTGCACCGTTTGATCGCGATGCGATGATGATCGAGGTCAGCCTTGTCGGGCAATGGTATGCGCCGCGCATGATGGGGCGTCCGCTGAACGATGCCGAACGGGAGGCTTTTGAAGCCGCGTGGGATAAGGTGATTGCCGATATTGCGGATAGCGAAAAGAGCCTGCTTCTGCGCGATTACCATTCGCCGAACCTGTTCTGGTTAGCCGGCGCACAAGGCAAGGACAAGATTGGCATCATTGATTTTCAGGACGCGATGATCGGCCCGGCGGCCTATGATGTGGCCTCGCTGGCGCTTGATGCGCGCGTGACCGTTTCGCCGGAACTGGAACAGGCAATCGTCGCCGCCTATTGCGATGAGCGCCGCTTGCTTGGCCATTCCTTTGACGAAGCGGCTTTCCGCAAAGCCTATGCCGCCATGGGCGCGCAGCGCAATGCCAAGCTGCTCGGCCTTTTTGTGCGGCTTGATGAGCGCGACGGCAAGCCCGCTTATCTGCAACATCTGCCGCGTATCCATGATTATCTGGGGCGTGTTCTCAAACATCCGGTCATGGCCCCCGTCGCGGCATGGTTCAAGGCACTCGGATTGATGCAGGAAGGGACGGTGCACAATGAAAATGCCTGA
- a CDS encoding stimulus-sensing domain-containing protein, whose amino-acid sequence MVAETQKDSLSGMRERRARRQRSVFLRRFLSPLRKFLGQYLFSSLTRRILFLNLAALAVLVSGILYMNQFREGLIDAKIESLLTQGKIIAAAISASVTVDTNSLLIDPEKLLELQAGQSITPSPDSPDNWEFPINPEKVSPLLRQLISPTSTRARIYDRYANKLLDSRALYSTSFPSSGPVLRYDLPPIEDETPALWERIGSWLSRLFYGGGLPLYQEQPGGNGLAYQEIVKALSGSPQMAQRRNQRGELIVSVAVPIQRSRAILGVLLLSTEGDDIDKIVQAERMAVFRVFGVVSAVMVILSLFLASTIANPLRKLSAAADRVRHGVKNRVEIPDFSERQDEVGHLSTSIRDMTDALYTRIEAIESFAADVSHELKNPLTSLRSAVETLPLAKTDESRKRLLDVIQHDVRRLDRLITDISDASRLDAELAREHIDRVDMKKLLTSLVTAAREVRRNKVGTEIVFNTGKLPTGKKGFYVAGHDLRLGQVVSNLIENARSFVPDDTGRIVVTLAGEGNRLRILVEDNGPGIPIENIERIFERFYTDRPASEAFGQNSGLGLSISRQIIEAHGGTLTAENITDPDKPDIFKGARFIVDLPASA is encoded by the coding sequence ATGGTCGCAGAGACCCAGAAAGATAGCCTTTCGGGGATGCGCGAGCGCAGAGCACGGCGGCAACGCTCGGTGTTTCTGCGCCGCTTTCTGTCGCCCTTGCGCAAGTTTCTTGGGCAATATCTCTTTTCAAGCCTGACGCGCCGCATCCTGTTTCTCAACCTGGCAGCACTGGCCGTTCTGGTTTCCGGCATTCTTTATATGAACCAGTTCCGCGAGGGGCTGATCGACGCCAAGATCGAAAGCCTGCTGACGCAGGGCAAGATCATCGCTGCTGCGATTTCTGCATCGGTTACGGTCGATACCAATTCGCTGCTGATCGACCCTGAAAAGCTTCTGGAGCTTCAGGCCGGGCAGAGCATAACCCCCTCCCCCGATTCGCCGGATAATTGGGAATTTCCGATCAATCCCGAAAAGGTTTCGCCGCTGCTGCGCCAGTTGATCTCTCCGACCAGCACGCGCGCGCGCATCTATGACCGCTATGCGAATAAGCTGCTTGATTCGCGCGCGCTTTATTCGACAAGCTTCCCGTCCAGCGGGCCGGTCCTGCGCTATGACCTGCCGCCGATAGAGGATGAGACGCCTGCCCTTTGGGAACGTATCGGCAGCTGGCTGTCGCGCCTTTTCTATGGCGGTGGCCTGCCGCTCTACCAGGAGCAGCCGGGCGGAAACGGCCTTGCCTATCAGGAAATCGTCAAGGCGCTGAGCGGCTCGCCGCAGATGGCACAGCGCCGCAATCAGCGCGGTGAGCTGATCGTTTCCGTGGCCGTTCCTATCCAGCGCTCCCGTGCCATTTTGGGTGTTCTGCTTCTTTCTACCGAAGGCGATGATATCGACAAGATCGTTCAGGCCGAGCGTATGGCGGTTTTCCGCGTGTTCGGCGTTGTGTCGGCGGTCATGGTCATCCTGTCGCTTTTCCTCGCCTCAACAATTGCCAACCCCTTGCGCAAGCTTTCGGCTGCGGCGGACCGGGTGCGCCATGGCGTGAAAAACCGCGTGGAAATTCCCGATTTTTCCGAGCGTCAGGACGAGGTGGGCCACCTTTCCACCTCCATCCGCGACATGACGGACGCGCTTTATACGCGCATCGAAGCCATTGAAAGCTTCGCAGCCGATGTCAGCCATGAGCTGAAGAACCCCCTCACCTCGCTTCGCAGCGCAGTCGAAACCCTGCCGCTCGCCAAGACCGACGAATCACGCAAGCGCCTGCTCGATGTCATCCAGCACGACGTGCGGCGGCTGGACCGCCTTATCACGGATATTTCCGACGCTTCGCGCCTCGATGCCGAGCTTGCGCGCGAACATATCGACCGCGTGGATATGAAAAAGCTTCTCACCAGCCTTGTGACTGCCGCCCGCGAAGTGCGGCGCAACAAGGTCGGCACCGAAATCGTGTTCAACACGGGCAAGCTGCCCACCGGCAAGAAAGGCTTCTATGTCGCCGGCCACGATCTGCGTCTTGGGCAGGTGGTAAGCAACCTTATCGAGAATGCGCGCTCCTTCGTGCCTGACGATACGGGCCGTATCGTCGTTACGCTGGCCGGCGAAGGCAACCGGCTGCGCATTCTGGTCGAGGATAACGGCCCCGGCATTCCTATCGAGAATATCGAGCGCATCTTCGAGCGTTTCTACACGGATCGCCCGGCATCGGAAGCATTCGGGCAGAATTCCGGCCTCGGCCTGTCGATCAGCCGGCAGATCATCGAGGCGCATGGCGGCACGCTGACGGCGGAAAATATTACCGATCCGGATAAGCCGGATATTTTCAAGGGTGCCCGCTTTATCGTTGATCTTCCGGCCAGCGCATGA
- a CDS encoding HPr kinase/phosphatase C-terminal domain-containing protein, translating to MTPEEERSGLHATTLQLLGRGVMIMGRSGAGKTELALTLIERAASRREEAFLVADDRTLLHREGDRLIASVPTALAGGVEIRGAGLFRIPYRVATPLDLVVLLVNGDEAERYPGKERWIFEEVSLPRLLLPALSANGDSNALSRAIEAFLFFERWPSAE from the coding sequence GTGACGCCCGAGGAGGAAAGAAGCGGTCTTCACGCCACCACCCTGCAATTGCTGGGCCGGGGTGTGATGATTATGGGCCGCTCGGGCGCAGGCAAGACGGAACTTGCGCTGACCCTTATCGAGCGGGCCGCGTCGCGTCGGGAGGAAGCCTTTCTGGTTGCCGATGATCGCACACTCCTGCATCGCGAGGGCGACAGGTTGATTGCAAGCGTTCCGACAGCACTCGCAGGCGGTGTGGAGATTCGCGGTGCGGGCCTGTTCCGCATTCCCTATCGCGTTGCCACGCCGCTGGATCTGGTCGTATTGCTGGTGAATGGCGACGAGGCTGAGCGATATCCGGGAAAAGAGCGCTGGATATTTGAAGAGGTCAGCCTTCCGCGGCTTCTCCTGCCGGCATTGTCGGCAAATGGTGATTCCAATGCGCTTTCGCGCGCCATAGAAGCTTTTTTGTTCTTTGAACGCTGGCCCTCCGCAGAGTGA
- a CDS encoding phosphoenolpyruvate carboxykinase, with translation MKETGIHNKAASISTSGLKELSAVFYNLGPARLYEETIRRGEAELSAQGALVARTGQHTGRSPKDKFVVRDANTEDHVWWDNNKPMTPEAFELLYADFIEHAKGRELFVQDLIGGADADNKINARVITEYAWHSLFIRNLLIRPSQEALASYVPEMTIIDLPSFKADPERYGVRTETVIAVDLTRKIVLIGGTSYAGEMKKSVFTALNYILPAKGVMPMHCSANEGPNGDTAVFFGLSGTGKTTLSADPTRTLIGDDEHGWGEHGVFNFEGGCYAKTIRLSAEAEPEIYATTQRFGTVLENVVLDENRQPDFDDGSLTENTRCAYPLDFIPNASKSGKGGQPKNIIMLTADAFGVMPPIAKLTPAQAMYHFLSGYTAKVAATEKGVTEPEATFSTCFGAPFMPRHPSEYGNLLRKLIAEHKVDCWLVNTGWTGGAYGVGKRMPIKATRALLAAALDGSLNNAEFRIDPNFGFAVPVEVPGVESSILDPRST, from the coding sequence ATGAAAGAGACCGGCATCCACAATAAGGCCGCTTCGATTTCCACTTCGGGACTGAAGGAACTCTCCGCAGTCTTCTACAATCTCGGGCCGGCACGGCTTTATGAAGAGACCATTCGCCGGGGCGAAGCGGAGCTTTCCGCGCAGGGCGCGCTCGTTGCCCGTACCGGCCAGCACACGGGCCGTTCGCCGAAAGACAAGTTCGTCGTGCGCGACGCCAATACCGAAGATCATGTGTGGTGGGACAACAACAAGCCCATGACGCCGGAAGCTTTTGAGCTTCTCTATGCCGATTTCATCGAACATGCGAAGGGCAGGGAGCTTTTCGTTCAGGATCTCATCGGCGGCGCGGATGCCGACAACAAGATCAACGCCCGCGTCATCACCGAATATGCTTGGCATTCGCTGTTCATCCGCAATCTGCTGATCCGTCCGTCGCAGGAAGCCCTTGCTTCCTACGTGCCGGAAATGACCATCATCGACCTGCCGTCCTTCAAGGCTGACCCGGAACGCTATGGCGTGCGCACCGAAACGGTGATCGCGGTCGATCTTACCCGCAAGATCGTGCTGATCGGCGGCACGTCCTATGCGGGCGAGATGAAGAAGTCCGTCTTCACCGCGCTCAACTATATCCTGCCTGCCAAGGGCGTTATGCCGATGCACTGCTCGGCCAATGAAGGCCCGAACGGCGACACGGCGGTTTTCTTCGGTCTTTCGGGCACCGGCAAGACCACGCTTTCCGCCGATCCGACGCGCACGCTGATCGGTGACGACGAACATGGCTGGGGCGAACATGGCGTCTTCAATTTTGAAGGCGGCTGCTATGCCAAGACCATCCGTCTTTCCGCCGAAGCAGAACCGGAAATCTATGCCACGACGCAACGTTTCGGCACGGTTCTGGAAAATGTCGTGCTGGACGAGAATCGCCAGCCGGATTTCGACGATGGTTCGCTGACGGAAAACACGCGCTGCGCCTATCCGCTGGATTTCATCCCCAACGCCTCGAAATCGGGCAAGGGCGGCCAGCCGAAGAATATCATCATGCTCACCGCCGATGCCTTCGGCGTGATGCCGCCCATCGCCAAGCTGACGCCGGCGCAGGCCATGTATCACTTCCTGTCCGGCTATACCGCCAAGGTGGCAGCCACGGAAAAGGGCGTGACGGAACCGGAGGCAACCTTCTCCACCTGCTTCGGTGCGCCTTTCATGCCGCGCCATCCTTCGGAATATGGCAACCTGTTGCGCAAGCTGATTGCCGAGCACAAGGTTGATTGCTGGCTGGTCAATACCGGCTGGACGGGCGGCGCTTACGGCGTTGGCAAGCGGATGCCGATCAAGGCAACCCGCGCGCTTCTGGCAGCGGCCCTCGACGGCTCGCTGAACAATGCTGAATTCCGCATCGATCCGAATTTCGGCTTCGCCGTCCCTGTCGAAGTGCCGGGTGTGGAAAGCTCCATTCTCGATCCGCGCTCGACCTGA
- a CDS encoding PTS sugar transporter subunit IIA → MIGLVLVTHGRLAEEFLYAVEHVVGPQENFETVCIGAEDDMEQRRRDIVDAVERADSGRGVIILTDMFGGTPSNLAISVMEAGRIEVIAGVNLPMLIKLSSVRISGDIKTALREAQDAGRKYINVASQVLTGK, encoded by the coding sequence ATGATCGGACTCGTGCTTGTTACGCACGGAAGGCTGGCCGAAGAGTTTTTATATGCTGTAGAGCATGTTGTCGGCCCGCAGGAGAATTTCGAGACTGTTTGTATCGGCGCTGAAGACGATATGGAACAGCGTCGGCGCGACATCGTCGACGCGGTTGAGCGTGCCGATAGCGGCAGGGGCGTGATCATTCTGACCGACATGTTCGGAGGAACGCCGTCCAATCTGGCCATTTCCGTGATGGAGGCGGGCAGGATCGAGGTCATTGCAGGTGTCAACCTGCCTATGCTCATCAAGCTGTCGAGCGTTCGTATCAGCGGTGATATCAAGACGGCTCTGCGTGAAGCGCAGGATGCGGGGCGCAAATATATCAATGTTGCAAGCCAGGTCCTGACAGGAAAATAG